A region from the Microcella frigidaquae genome encodes:
- a CDS encoding FAD-dependent oxidoreductase — protein sequence MTSPRTYVIVGGVAGGMSAATRLRRLDETARIVVLERGEHVSFANCGLPYHVGGVIADRESLILQTPASLAARFALDVRVRTEAVAIDRDARTVLARDLRTGAEEAIGYDALILSPGAAPVRPPIAGVDRGLTLRDIGDMDRIIAAAQDARRAVIVGAGFIGLELAENLRHRGLEVAVVQSMPHVLRPFDIEMAHIVAQRLRANGVQLHLGTTVTAIADDHVVLSDGRTLPSDLVVLSVGVQADSAIARAAGLALDDRGHIVVDELQRTSDPAVYAVGDAVVKRRFDGDPAPVWLAGLANRHGRLAADAIAGRPHAAVPALGTAVIGLFGLTAAAVGRTERELRAEGRAIRVIHTHPTDHAGYYPGAELLALKLIVDAETDAILGAQAVGGGADKRIDVIATAMAGGIPARGLADLELAYAPQFASAKDPVNMLGYVDDNLIDGELSVQWHEVEARLAEGWRLIDVRTAGENALGAIPGSTLMPVDELREHAESLRGQRVIVHCKVGQRGHTAAALLRQYGVIVANLDGGYTTWRAGTQAVAAGAGSAS from the coding sequence ATGACCTCTCCTCGCACCTACGTCATCGTGGGCGGTGTCGCCGGTGGCATGTCGGCCGCCACGCGCCTCCGCCGCCTCGACGAGACCGCGCGCATCGTCGTGCTCGAGCGCGGCGAGCACGTCTCCTTCGCCAACTGCGGGCTGCCGTACCACGTCGGCGGCGTCATCGCCGACCGCGAGTCGCTCATCCTGCAGACGCCCGCCTCGCTCGCGGCGCGCTTCGCCCTCGACGTGCGGGTGCGCACCGAGGCTGTGGCGATCGACCGGGATGCCCGCACTGTGCTCGCGCGCGACCTCCGCACCGGCGCGGAGGAGGCGATCGGCTACGACGCGCTCATCCTCAGCCCCGGTGCCGCACCCGTGCGCCCGCCGATCGCCGGCGTCGATCGCGGACTGACCCTGCGCGACATCGGCGACATGGACCGCATCATCGCCGCGGCGCAGGATGCCCGCCGTGCGGTCATCGTCGGCGCGGGATTCATCGGCCTCGAGCTGGCCGAGAACCTCCGCCATCGCGGCCTCGAGGTGGCGGTCGTGCAGTCGATGCCGCACGTGCTGCGCCCGTTCGACATCGAGATGGCGCACATCGTCGCACAGCGTCTTCGGGCCAACGGGGTGCAGCTGCACCTCGGCACGACGGTCACCGCGATCGCCGATGACCACGTCGTGCTCTCGGACGGCCGCACCCTGCCGAGCGACCTCGTCGTGCTCTCGGTGGGGGTGCAGGCCGACAGCGCGATCGCGCGGGCGGCGGGTCTCGCCCTCGACGACCGCGGCCATATCGTCGTCGACGAGCTCCAGCGCACCTCCGACCCCGCCGTCTACGCGGTGGGCGACGCGGTCGTCAAGCGGCGCTTCGACGGCGACCCCGCACCGGTCTGGCTCGCCGGACTCGCCAACCGGCACGGCCGGCTCGCGGCCGACGCCATCGCCGGGCGACCGCACGCCGCCGTGCCCGCACTCGGTACCGCCGTCATCGGGCTGTTCGGGCTCACCGCGGCCGCGGTCGGTCGCACCGAGCGCGAGCTCCGCGCAGAGGGGAGGGCGATCCGCGTGATCCACACCCACCCCACCGATCACGCCGGCTACTACCCGGGCGCCGAGCTGCTCGCCCTCAAGCTCATCGTCGACGCCGAGACCGATGCCATCCTGGGCGCGCAGGCCGTCGGCGGCGGTGCCGACAAGCGCATCGACGTCATCGCCACCGCGATGGCGGGCGGCATCCCCGCGCGCGGCCTCGCCGATCTCGAGCTCGCCTACGCGCCGCAGTTCGCCTCGGCGAAAGACCCCGTCAACATGCTCGGCTACGTCGACGACAACCTGATCGACGGCGAGCTCAGCGTGCAGTGGCACGAGGTCGAGGCCCGGCTCGCGGAGGGCTGGCGCCTCATCGACGTGCGCACCGCGGGCGAGAACGCCCTCGGCGCCATCCCGGGCAGCACGCTCATGCCGGTGGACGAGCTGCGCGAGCACGCCGAGAGCCTGCGCGGCCAGCGGGTGATCGTGCACTGCAAGGTCGGTCAGCGCGGGCACACGGCCGCCGCGCTCCTGCGGCAGTACGGTGTCATCGTGGCGAACCTCGACGGGGGCTACACCACCTGGCGCGCCGGAACGCAGGCGGTCGCCGCCGGGGCGGGCTCCGCATCCTGA
- the dapA gene encoding 4-hydroxy-tetrahydrodipicolinate synthase, translating into MSANNPFGQVLVALVTPMLPDGEVDWAAVEKHIDDVISNGADGVVVTGTTGETSTLTDAEKLRLVEVGKSVSAGRASIITGGGSNETAHAIELYKASEKAGADGVMIVTPYYNKPTQAGVLTHFRMIADATDLPVILYDIPGRAGIEITYETVLRAAKHPNILAVKDAKGDLSEVSRVMNQTDLMYFAGDDANVLPTLAIGGTGLIGVTANVVPGAYRTIVDAVNRNDLATATAEHQRLEPLVRAIMTHVPGTVATKYVLHGLGRIGSPRVRLPLVGPEEHEAAIIEAELDLVSDLQGVDFRNFRPDRNAAAGGALPKVAGTTR; encoded by the coding sequence GTGTCTGCGAACAATCCCTTCGGCCAGGTGCTCGTCGCCCTCGTCACGCCCATGCTCCCCGACGGCGAGGTCGACTGGGCCGCGGTCGAGAAGCACATCGACGATGTGATCAGCAACGGGGCCGACGGCGTCGTCGTCACCGGCACGACCGGTGAGACCAGCACCCTCACCGACGCCGAGAAGCTGCGCCTGGTCGAGGTCGGCAAGTCGGTCAGCGCCGGCCGGGCATCCATCATCACGGGCGGCGGCTCGAACGAGACCGCGCACGCCATCGAGCTCTACAAGGCCAGCGAGAAGGCCGGCGCCGACGGCGTCATGATCGTGACGCCCTACTACAACAAGCCGACCCAGGCCGGTGTGCTCACGCACTTCCGCATGATCGCCGACGCGACCGATCTGCCGGTGATCCTCTACGACATCCCGGGCCGCGCGGGCATCGAGATCACGTACGAGACCGTCCTGCGCGCCGCGAAGCACCCGAACATCCTGGCGGTGAAAGACGCGAAGGGCGACCTGAGCGAGGTCAGCCGGGTCATGAACCAGACCGACCTGATGTACTTCGCCGGCGACGACGCGAACGTTCTGCCGACGCTCGCGATCGGCGGCACGGGCCTCATCGGCGTCACGGCGAACGTCGTCCCCGGGGCGTACCGCACCATCGTCGACGCGGTGAACCGCAACGACCTGGCGACGGCCACCGCCGAGCACCAGCGCCTCGAGCCGCTCGTGCGCGCCATCATGACCCACGTCCCCGGCACCGTCGCCACCAAGTACGTGCTGCACGGTCTCGGCCGCATCGGCTCGCCGCGCGTTCGGCTTCCCCTGGTCGGCCCGGAGGAGCACGAGGCCGCGATCATCGAGGCCGAGCTCGACCTGGTGAGCGACCTGCAGGGCGTCGACTTCCGCAACTTCCGGCCCGACCGCAACGCGGCGGCCGGCGGTGCCCTGCCGAAGGTGGCCGGCACCACCCGATAG
- a CDS encoding thioredoxin family protein: MDALTALLLIAGLIGAATLLGLLVRARGTRVAEGCGGDEHQLAVEGAEVTLVQLSSPVCSACAAMRRVAETLVAADPTVAHREIDVVDEPEVARRHSVYSTPTTLVLDGEGHVRARLIGAVTPADVRAAVDAARLPVAVPA, encoded by the coding sequence ATGGATGCTCTCACCGCCCTGCTCTTGATCGCCGGTCTCATCGGCGCGGCGACCCTGCTCGGGTTGCTCGTGCGGGCCCGCGGCACGCGCGTCGCCGAGGGCTGCGGCGGAGACGAGCACCAGCTCGCCGTGGAGGGCGCCGAGGTCACCCTCGTGCAGCTGTCGAGTCCGGTGTGCTCGGCGTGCGCCGCGATGCGGCGGGTCGCCGAGACGCTGGTCGCCGCCGACCCGACGGTCGCCCACCGCGAGATCGACGTCGTCGACGAGCCGGAGGTTGCCCGGCGGCACTCGGTGTACTCGACGCCGACGACGCTTGTGCTCGACGGGGAAGGGCACGTTCGCGCCCGCCTGATCGGCGCGGTGACGCCCGCCGACGTGCGCGCGGCGGTCGACGCCGCCCGCCTGCCCGTGGCGGTGCCGGCGTGA
- a CDS encoding rhodanese-like domain-containing protein, whose translation MADEITVDQLVIERERGATVIDVREVDEYIDAHVPGVRLVPLGTLPDELDALPHDERLFIICRSGARSLRAADFLLANGFDAVSVAGGTMAWVQRGLDYETGDDR comes from the coding sequence ATGGCCGATGAGATCACCGTCGATCAGCTCGTGATCGAGCGCGAGCGCGGCGCGACCGTGATCGACGTGCGCGAGGTCGACGAGTACATCGACGCGCACGTGCCCGGCGTGCGGCTCGTGCCGCTCGGCACGCTCCCCGATGAGCTGGATGCCCTTCCGCACGACGAGCGGCTGTTCATCATCTGCCGCTCCGGTGCCCGCAGTCTGCGCGCCGCCGACTTCCTCCTCGCCAACGGGTTCGACGCCGTCTCGGTCGCAGGCGGCACGATGGCGTGGGTGCAGCGCGGGCTCGACTACGAGACAGGGGACGACCGATGA
- a CDS encoding TIGR01777 family oxidoreductase, whose product MAAATPLTVLIAGASGMIGTELQRQLRADGHTVLTLVRRAPRSETEFAWSPGSGVLDTGVFDRADAVVNLSGASIARIPWTRGYKKQILESRVRATRALAEGMAKSSNPPSVFLSGSAVGYYGDRPAVRLTEDASKGEGFLSDVVAAWEEAASLAPAKTRTVFLRTGLVIGRGGAMTPLRLLTAVGAAARVGSGGQHWPWISLYDEAAAIRHLLTSTLRGPVNLAGPTPATSDRVTRALAAAMHRWHLLRLPEGLIGTIMGDAGRELLLSSQKQVPAKLLADGFRFRHETVEQALEELVRPTPAEEA is encoded by the coding sequence GTGGCGGCCGCGACACCTCTCACGGTGCTGATCGCCGGCGCATCCGGGATGATCGGCACCGAGCTGCAGCGCCAGCTGCGCGCCGACGGCCACACCGTGCTCACGCTCGTGCGCCGCGCGCCGCGCAGCGAGACCGAGTTCGCCTGGTCGCCCGGGTCGGGAGTGCTCGACACCGGGGTCTTCGACCGTGCCGACGCGGTCGTCAACCTGTCGGGCGCCTCGATCGCGCGGATCCCCTGGACCCGCGGCTACAAGAAGCAGATCCTCGAGTCGCGCGTGCGGGCGACGCGCGCGCTCGCCGAGGGCATGGCAAAGTCGTCGAACCCTCCCTCCGTGTTCCTCAGCGGCTCGGCGGTCGGCTACTACGGCGATCGTCCGGCCGTGCGCCTGACCGAGGATGCGAGCAAGGGCGAGGGCTTCCTCAGCGACGTCGTCGCCGCGTGGGAGGAGGCCGCGAGCCTCGCGCCCGCGAAAACCCGCACGGTCTTCCTCCGCACCGGTCTGGTGATCGGTCGGGGCGGAGCCATGACGCCGCTGCGGCTGCTCACCGCCGTCGGCGCGGCTGCCCGTGTCGGCTCGGGAGGCCAGCACTGGCCGTGGATCAGCCTCTACGACGAGGCCGCCGCGATCCGCCACCTGCTCACCTCGACGCTGCGCGGCCCGGTGAACCTGGCCGGCCCCACCCCCGCGACGAGCGACCGCGTGACGCGGGCGCTGGCAGCGGCGATGCACCGCTGGCACCTGCTGCGCCTGCCGGAAGGTCTCATCGGCACGATAATGGGCGACGCGGGCCGCGAGCTGCTGCTGTCGAGCCAGAAGCAGGTCCCCGCCAAGCTGCTCGCCGACGGCTTCCGCTTCCGGCATGAGACCGTCGAGCAGGCGCTGGAGGAGCTGGTGCGGCCGACTCCGGCCGAGGAGGCCTAG
- a CDS encoding metal-sensitive transcriptional regulator translates to MTTIPAEEAKRIANRLRRAQGQLGAVLGMIEEGRDCREIVTQLSAASSAIDRAGFAIIASAMKECLREDGSGDPVEVADLEKLFLSLA, encoded by the coding sequence ATGACCACCATCCCGGCCGAGGAGGCCAAGCGCATCGCCAACCGGCTGCGCCGAGCGCAGGGGCAGCTCGGCGCCGTGCTCGGCATGATCGAGGAGGGGCGCGACTGCCGCGAGATCGTCACCCAGCTCAGCGCCGCGTCGAGCGCGATCGATCGTGCGGGCTTCGCCATCATCGCCTCGGCCATGAAGGAGTGCCTGCGGGAGGACGGCAGCGGCGACCCCGTCGAGGTCGCCGACCTCGAGAAGCTGTTCCTCAGCCTCGCCTGA
- a CDS encoding GNAT family N-acetyltransferase, producing the protein MVTWRSALPSDDAARVLLDQYFQARAQGFPDGPEAYRRTEPIDAEYRLPVGVFLIAEGENLSGEPADVGCGGIRRVADGPLGARFELKHLWVLPHARRRGVGRALLDELVDRARALGGQELVLDTHRSLDAAAALYAALGFSPIEPYNDNPNATTWLGRAL; encoded by the coding sequence ATGGTGACCTGGCGCTCCGCCCTGCCGAGCGACGATGCGGCGCGCGTGCTGCTCGATCAGTACTTCCAGGCGCGCGCGCAGGGCTTCCCCGACGGGCCGGAGGCGTACCGGCGCACCGAGCCCATCGATGCGGAGTACCGCCTCCCCGTCGGCGTGTTCCTGATCGCGGAGGGCGAGAACCTGAGCGGCGAGCCCGCCGATGTCGGCTGCGGCGGCATCCGCCGGGTCGCCGACGGTCCGCTCGGGGCGCGGTTCGAGCTCAAGCACCTCTGGGTGCTGCCGCACGCCCGTCGCCGGGGGGTCGGGCGGGCGCTGCTCGACGAGCTCGTCGATCGGGCCCGTGCGCTCGGCGGTCAGGAGCTCGTTCTCGACACCCATCGCTCGCTCGACGCTGCCGCGGCCCTGTACGCCGCGCTCGGCTTCAGCCCGATCGAGCCGTACAACGACAACCCCAACGCGACGACCTGGCTCGGTCGGGCGCTCTGA
- a CDS encoding ribonuclease J produces MPHDLFDPPALDPSTLRIIPLGGVGEIGRNMTAYEFGGKLLIIDAGVLFPEETQPGVDLILPDFGPIRDRLDDVVAVVLTHGHEDHIGAVPYLLRMRQDIPIIGSTLTLALIEAKLKEHRIQPYTHTVKEGQVEQLGPFALEFIAVNHSIPDALAIVVSTPAGTVLHTGDFKMDQLPLDDRITDLRAVARWGEKGVDLVLSDSTNADVPGFTALERDIGPVLENVIARARRRVIVASFSSHVHRVQQVLDAAHANGRKVALMGRSMVRNMTIAADLGFLKVPEGILIDHKKAATLPDDQIVYMSTGSQGEPMAVLARMANLEHQIEIGEGDTVILASSLIPGNENAVYRVINGLMKLGAKVVHKGTARVHVSGHASAGELLYFYNVLRPKNVMPVHGEQRHLVANAELAIATGVPEQNVLLADNGSVVDLRDGVARVVGQLDIGFVYVDGSTVGAITDADLKDRRILAEEGFISIFVAVDAQTGRAVVGPEIHARGFAPDEAVFDEVKPQIVAALAEAAANGTRDQHAFSQVVRRVVGRWVNTQHRRRPMIVPVVIEA; encoded by the coding sequence ATGCCCCACGACCTCTTCGACCCGCCCGCCCTCGACCCGAGCACCCTGCGCATCATCCCGCTGGGCGGCGTCGGCGAGATCGGCCGCAACATGACCGCCTACGAGTTCGGCGGCAAGCTGCTCATCATCGACGCCGGCGTGCTCTTCCCCGAGGAGACCCAGCCCGGCGTCGACCTGATCCTCCCCGACTTCGGCCCGATCCGCGACCGGCTCGACGACGTCGTCGCCGTGGTGCTCACCCACGGCCACGAGGACCACATCGGCGCTGTGCCGTACCTGCTGCGGATGCGGCAGGACATCCCGATCATCGGCTCGACCCTCACGCTCGCGCTCATCGAGGCGAAGCTCAAGGAGCACCGCATCCAGCCCTACACCCACACGGTGAAGGAGGGGCAGGTCGAGCAGCTCGGCCCGTTCGCGCTCGAGTTCATCGCCGTGAACCACTCGATCCCGGATGCTCTCGCCATCGTCGTCTCCACGCCCGCCGGCACCGTGCTCCACACCGGCGACTTCAAGATGGACCAGCTTCCCCTCGACGACCGCATCACCGACCTCCGCGCGGTGGCCCGCTGGGGCGAGAAGGGCGTCGACCTCGTGCTGAGCGACTCGACGAACGCCGACGTGCCCGGCTTCACCGCGCTCGAGCGCGACATCGGTCCCGTGCTCGAGAACGTCATCGCCCGCGCCCGCCGCCGCGTCATCGTGGCCAGCTTCTCGAGCCACGTGCACCGCGTGCAGCAGGTGCTCGACGCCGCCCACGCCAACGGCCGCAAGGTGGCGCTCATGGGCCGCAGCATGGTGCGCAACATGACGATCGCCGCCGATCTCGGGTTCCTGAAGGTGCCGGAGGGCATCCTGATCGACCACAAGAAGGCTGCCACGCTGCCCGACGACCAGATCGTCTACATGTCGACCGGCAGCCAGGGCGAGCCGATGGCCGTGCTCGCGCGCATGGCGAACCTCGAGCACCAGATCGAGATCGGCGAGGGTGACACGGTCATCCTCGCCTCGAGCCTGATCCCGGGCAACGAGAATGCCGTCTACCGCGTCATCAACGGGCTCATGAAGCTCGGCGCGAAGGTCGTGCACAAGGGCACCGCGCGCGTGCACGTCTCGGGCCACGCCTCGGCCGGCGAGCTGCTCTACTTCTACAACGTGCTGCGGCCCAAGAACGTCATGCCGGTGCATGGCGAGCAGCGGCACCTCGTCGCGAACGCCGAGCTCGCCATCGCGACCGGCGTGCCCGAGCAGAACGTGCTGCTCGCCGACAACGGCTCGGTCGTCGACCTGCGCGACGGCGTCGCCCGCGTCGTCGGCCAGCTCGACATCGGCTTCGTCTACGTCGACGGCTCGACCGTCGGCGCGATCACCGACGCCGACCTGAAGGACCGCCGGATCCTCGCGGAGGAGGGCTTCATCTCCATCTTCGTGGCGGTGGATGCGCAGACCGGGCGCGCCGTCGTCGGGCCCGAGATCCACGCCCGCGGCTTCGCGCCCGACGAGGCGGTGTTCGATGAGGTGAAGCCGCAGATCGTGGCGGCGCTCGCCGAGGCCGCGGCGAATGGGACGCGCGACCAGCACGCCTTCAGCCAGGTCGTGCGGCGCGTGGTCGGCCGCTGGGTGAACACGCAGCACCGTCGCCGTCCGATGATCGTGCCGGTGGTGATCGAGGCGTAG
- the thyX gene encoding FAD-dependent thymidylate synthase, with protein sequence MTDAAEIQFRSDVTVELVRASAHDSDVLFAARVSTQGEQTLEAAASGDEATARDRGLINYLMRDRHGSPFEHNSMTFYVQAPIFVFREFMRHRIASYNEESGRYRELRPVFYVPGPDRNLVQVGKPGAYEFLPGSAEQLALVDAEVRASCTAAYASYQRMLDAGIAREVARAVLPVTIYSTMYVTMNARSLMNFLSLRTKREGTHFPSFPQREIEMVAEQMEQHFAALMPLTYESFNGNGRVAP encoded by the coding sequence GTGACCGACGCCGCCGAGATCCAGTTCCGCTCCGACGTGACCGTCGAGCTCGTCCGGGCCAGTGCTCACGACAGCGACGTGCTGTTCGCCGCCCGCGTCTCGACGCAGGGCGAGCAGACCCTCGAGGCCGCGGCGAGCGGCGACGAGGCGACCGCCCGCGATCGCGGCCTCATCAACTACCTGATGCGAGACCGCCACGGCTCGCCCTTCGAGCACAACTCGATGACCTTCTACGTGCAGGCGCCGATCTTCGTCTTCCGCGAGTTCATGCGGCACCGCATCGCCTCGTACAACGAGGAGTCGGGCCGCTATCGCGAGCTGCGCCCCGTGTTCTACGTTCCCGGCCCCGACCGCAACCTCGTGCAGGTCGGCAAGCCCGGCGCCTACGAGTTCCTGCCGGGCAGTGCCGAGCAGCTCGCGCTCGTCGACGCCGAGGTGCGGGCATCCTGCACCGCCGCCTACGCGTCGTATCAGCGGATGCTCGACGCGGGCATCGCGCGCGAGGTGGCCCGCGCGGTCCTCCCCGTGACGATCTACAGCACCATGTACGTCACGATGAACGCCCGCTCGCTCATGAACTTCCTCTCGCTGCGCACCAAGCGCGAGGGCACGCACTTCCCGTCCTTCCCGCAGCGCGAGATCGAGATGGTCGCCGAGCAGATGGAGCAGCACTTCGCCGCGCTCATGCCGCTCACCTACGAGTCGTTCAACGGCAACGGCCGCGTCGCCCCGTAG
- a CDS encoding DUF4395 family protein, translating to MSGERPAPDAPAGTPFGIDPRGPRFGAAITAALLLVVILLGLTEQQGADLVARALQPSALLLTALVALFAWGAFAGIQKHPYGLLFRRLIAPRLAPPTEREHPAPPTFAQLVGLLVTVTGLVLHLIGVPGALVVAAAAAFIAAFLNAAFAYCLGCQLYVLLARLGILRTRGARA from the coding sequence GTGAGCGGCGAGCGTCCGGCACCGGACGCCCCGGCGGGCACGCCGTTCGGCATCGACCCGCGCGGCCCCCGGTTCGGGGCGGCCATCACAGCGGCGCTGCTGCTCGTCGTCATCCTGCTCGGGCTCACCGAGCAGCAGGGGGCCGACCTCGTGGCCCGCGCGCTGCAGCCCTCCGCCCTGCTGCTCACCGCGCTTGTCGCGCTGTTCGCGTGGGGGGCGTTCGCGGGCATCCAGAAGCACCCCTACGGTCTGCTGTTCCGCCGCCTGATCGCCCCGCGCCTGGCCCCGCCGACCGAGCGCGAGCACCCCGCTCCCCCGACGTTCGCGCAACTGGTGGGCCTTCTGGTGACGGTGACGGGCCTCGTGCTGCACCTGATCGGGGTGCCCGGTGCCCTCGTCGTGGCCGCTGCGGCCGCGTTCATCGCCGCGTTCCTCAACGCGGCGTTCGCCTACTGCCTGGGATGCCAGCTGTACGTGCTCCTGGCGAGGCTGGGAATCCTCCGCACGCGGGGTGCGCGCGCGTAG
- a CDS encoding oxygenase MpaB family protein: MPRPVPLERARGRILVMFSGDPQGTPDWVRALETGDDEGWFGPGSAVWEVHSGIPTVVAGIRALLMQTLHPGAMAGVHDHSRYREDPLGRLAGTVRWVLTTTFADRAQAEAACAWVTRLHGTVRGTYASADGSTVAYSADDADLIGWVHCVFADAFIGSHETWGGPVAGGSDQYVREWARAGELMGMVDPPRSRAELDAAIASFLPVLRRDERVEEAVRWLRRPPLGRGVGPAYRILFAGAVASLPDTYRELLGLRRPRWPAIALTGLALRWMRMLLGSESSSLHYTRRRLARLAAARPGGVTSTGTADRVA; this comes from the coding sequence ATGCCACGCCCCGTTCCGCTCGAGCGCGCTCGCGGCCGCATCCTGGTCATGTTCTCGGGCGACCCGCAGGGCACGCCCGACTGGGTTCGCGCCCTCGAGACCGGCGACGACGAGGGCTGGTTCGGCCCTGGATCAGCGGTCTGGGAGGTGCACAGCGGCATCCCCACGGTCGTCGCCGGCATCCGCGCCCTCCTCATGCAGACCCTGCACCCCGGGGCGATGGCGGGGGTGCACGACCACTCGCGCTATCGGGAGGACCCGCTCGGTCGGCTCGCCGGAACCGTGCGCTGGGTGCTCACGACGACCTTCGCGGATCGCGCGCAGGCCGAAGCCGCCTGCGCCTGGGTGACGCGCCTGCACGGCACGGTGCGCGGCACGTACGCGTCGGCCGACGGCTCGACGGTCGCCTACTCGGCCGACGACGCCGACCTCATCGGCTGGGTGCACTGCGTGTTCGCCGACGCCTTCATCGGCAGCCATGAGACGTGGGGCGGGCCGGTTGCGGGCGGCTCCGACCAGTATGTGCGCGAATGGGCGCGCGCGGGCGAGCTCATGGGCATGGTCGACCCGCCGCGCAGCCGCGCCGAGCTCGATGCCGCCATCGCCTCGTTCCTGCCCGTGCTGCGGCGCGACGAGCGGGTCGAGGAGGCTGTGCGCTGGCTCCGGCGCCCTCCGCTCGGGCGCGGGGTCGGGCCCGCGTACCGCATCCTCTTCGCCGGCGCCGTGGCCTCCTTGCCCGACACCTATCGCGAGCTGCTCGGCCTGCGGAGACCCCGCTGGCCGGCGATCGCCCTCACCGGTCTCGCGCTGCGATGGATGCGGATGCTGCTGGGCAGCGAATCATCGAGCCTGCACTACACGCGCCGTCGGCTCGCACGGCTCGCTGCCGCCCGACCCGGCGGCGTCACGAGCACCGGCACCGCCGACCGCGTCGCCTAG
- the dapB gene encoding 4-hydroxy-tetrahydrodipicolinate reductase codes for MVIRVAVVGASGRLGSLACTLIEQQSDLALVARLDSRSDLGEMLGADVVLDVTAPGVSPTVVDHAVRSGLKVLVGTSGWSEDRLRTLRALVAQHPDAGVVVIPNFALGSVVATHLATIAARYFESIEIVEAHHAAKVDSPSGTAVRTAELIGHARADLGPVVAPHTDQRARGQQVASVPIHSLRLQGVVARQEVHLGGTGEVVTITHETLSPSSYEAGILLGLRAAAETTGLVVGLDSLLGLTSPVAGSDTAAAPDRSDRG; via the coding sequence ATGGTCATCCGGGTCGCCGTCGTCGGGGCGAGCGGCCGTCTCGGCTCGCTCGCATGCACGCTCATCGAGCAGCAGAGCGACCTCGCCCTCGTCGCGCGGCTCGACTCGCGCAGCGACCTCGGCGAGATGCTCGGGGCCGACGTTGTGCTCGATGTCACCGCGCCGGGAGTCTCGCCGACCGTCGTCGATCACGCTGTGCGGTCGGGCCTGAAGGTGCTGGTCGGCACCAGCGGCTGGAGCGAGGACCGGCTGCGCACCCTTCGCGCGCTCGTGGCGCAGCATCCGGATGCGGGGGTCGTGGTGATCCCGAACTTCGCGCTCGGCTCCGTCGTCGCGACGCACCTGGCCACCATCGCCGCCCGCTACTTCGAGTCGATCGAGATCGTCGAGGCGCACCACGCCGCCAAGGTCGACTCGCCCTCGGGCACGGCCGTGCGCACCGCCGAGCTCATCGGGCACGCCCGCGCCGACCTCGGCCCGGTCGTCGCGCCGCACACCGACCAGCGCGCCCGCGGACAGCAGGTCGCGAGCGTGCCGATCCACTCGCTGCGTCTCCAGGGCGTGGTCGCGCGGCAGGAGGTCCACCTCGGCGGCACCGGCGAGGTCGTGACCATCACCCACGAGACGCTGTCGCCGAGCTCCTACGAGGCGGGCATCCTGCTCGGCCTGAGGGCCGCGGCCGAGACCACCGGTCTCGTCGTCGGGCTCGACAGCCTGCTCGGTCTCACCTCGCCCGTCGCGGGATCCGATACCGCGGCGGCTCCCGACCGGAGCGACCGCGGATGA
- a CDS encoding OsmC family peroxiredoxin: MAVTSEATTLWFGSLMEGSGTTSLDSSDAGEFPVTWAARSEGVAGRSNPEELLGAAHSACYSMALSHALAGAGHAPESLQVTAAVTFVPGEGITGSHLLVSAKVPGLTAEQFQEFAEGAKTGCPVSRALAGIPITLEASLA, translated from the coding sequence ATGGCCGTGACCAGTGAAGCGACGACCCTCTGGTTCGGGTCGCTCATGGAGGGGTCGGGGACGACCTCACTCGATTCGTCCGACGCCGGCGAGTTCCCGGTCACCTGGGCCGCCCGCTCGGAGGGCGTCGCGGGCCGCAGCAACCCGGAGGAGTTGCTCGGCGCCGCGCACTCGGCCTGCTACTCGATGGCGCTGTCGCACGCCCTGGCCGGTGCCGGGCACGCGCCCGAGAGCCTGCAGGTGACGGCCGCCGTCACCTTCGTGCCCGGCGAGGGCATCACCGGCAGCCACCTGCTCGTGAGCGCGAAGGTGCCGGGCCTGACGGCCGAGCAGTTCCAGGAGTTCGCCGAGGGCGCGAAGACCGGCTGCCCGGTGTCGCGGGCCCTCGCGGGCATCCCCATCACGCTCGAAGCCTCGCTCGCGTAG